A genomic segment from Acyrthosiphon pisum isolate AL4f chromosome A3, pea_aphid_22Mar2018_4r6ur, whole genome shotgun sequence encodes:
- the LOC100168986 gene encoding signal recognition particle receptor subunit alpha homolog produces MLDLFTIFSKGGIVLWCFQSTSQISQFFIPSVNSLIKTVILQERTSSNNNYEQDSLSLKYRLDNEFDLVFVIAFQKILQLSYVDKFLDDIQLEFRDKYKNDLARKNYFMEFEFSKNFKEVLKSAEEWGKAQACIPKQMRTFNESTKSKKTVASMIERTGDDKENKKNVKITDTQKNDKEVNHNGVSFNEEDLITQNRLKMAQKMGAMNSNKLKKNKEKVPKPSPKATKQPRTWPLGGAAKDISSLDYTKDKPNNNADSPIEIETNNEIVGQMVGSIKDIEIDSDSDEEESDEKFETAAERKKKNDSKKSVFSMFKGLVGRKNLTATDMDPVLEKLKEHLVAKNVAIEIATKLCDSVSSKLEGKVLGSFESVASTVKNTMIESLVQILSPKRRIDILRDAMMAKKNEKPYVMAFCGVNGVGKSTNLAKICFWLIENNLRVLIAACDTFRAGAVEQLRTHTKHLNALHPAKKHNDQQMVQLYEKGYGKDAAGIAMEAINHAKEAKYDIVLVDTAGRMQDNEPLMRALTKLIKVNEPDMVLFVGEALVGNEAVDQLVKFNQALADYSSSVTPHLIDGIVLTKFDTIDDKVGAAISMTYITGQPIVFVGTGQTYTDLKSLNAKAVVAALMK; encoded by the exons atgttagatcTTTTTACAATATTCAGCAAAGGCGGCATCGTCCTTTGGTGTTTCCAAAGCACCAGTCAAATTAGTCAGTTTTTCATACCCTCGGTGAATTCGTTGATCAAAACTGTAATTCttcag GAAAGAACTAGTAGTAACAACAATTATGAACAAGATTCTCTGTCATTGAAATATAGATTGGACAATGAGTTTGATTTGGTATTTGTTATagcatttcaaaaaatactacaaCTGTCTTATGTAGACAAATTTCTGGACGACATACAATTGGAGTTTAGggataagtataaaaatgactTGGCccgaaaaaactattttatg GAATTtgaattcagtaaaaatttcaaagaAGTTCTCAAGTCTGCTGAAGAGTGGGGTAAGGCTCAAGCCTGTATTCCAAAGCAGATGCGTACATTCAATGAGtctacaaaatcaaaaaaaactgTAGCATCTATGATTGAACGAACAGGGGatgataaagaaaataaaaaaaatg TAAAAATTACTGATACtcaaaaaaatgataaagaagTTAATCATAATGGTGTTTCATTTAATGAAGAAGACTTGATCACTCAAAACCGATTAAAAATGGCTCAAAAAATGGGTGCTATGAATtccaataaactaaaaaaaaataaaga gaAAGTGCCAAAACCTTCTCCTAAAGCAACTAAGCAACCACGTACATGGCCATTAGGCGGAGCGGCAAAAGATATAAGTTCTTTAGATTATACGAAAGATAAGCCAAATAATAATGCAGATAGTCCTATTGAAATTGAAACAAACAATGAG attGTTGGACAAATGGTTGGAAGTATTAAAGACATAGAAATTGATAGTGACAGTGATGAAGAAGAGTCTgatgaaaaatttgaaacagCTGCTGAACGCAAGAAAAAGAATGATAGTAAAAAAAGTGTATTCTCCATGTTCAA AGGTTTAGTTGGAAGAAAAAATTTGACTGCAACTGATATGGATCCAGTATTAGAAAAACTTAAAGAACACTTGGTTGCAAAAAATGTAGCTATTGAAATAGCAACTAAACTTTGCGACTCTGTTTCTTCGAAGCTTGAAggaaag gtTCTTGGTTCATTTGAATCAGTGGCATCTACAGTAAAGAATACTATGATTGAATCTCTAGTACAAATTTTGTCACCTAAACGTAGGATTGATATTTTACGTGACGCAATGAtggctaaaaaaaatgaaaaaccttaTGTTATGGCATTTTGTGGAGTGAATGGTGTTGGAAAATCTACAAATCTTGCAAAA ATTTGTTTTTGGTTGATTGAAAATAATCTAAGAGTATTAATCGCAGCTTGTGATACATTTAGAGCGGGTGCTGTTGAACAATTAAGAACtcatacaaaacatttaaatgcaCTTCATCCAGCAAAAAAACATAATGATCAGCAAATGGTACAACTGTATGAAAAAGGATATg GAAAGGATGCAGCTGGAATTGCTATGGAAGCGATAAATCACGCCAAGGAAGCCAAGTATGATATAGTTCTTGTCGACACAGCTGGAAGAATGCAAGATAACGAACCATTAATGCGAGCTttgactaaa ttaattaaagtGAATGAACCTGACATGGTATTATTTGTTGGTGAAGCATTGGTTGGCAATGAAGCAGTTGATCAGCTGGTGAAATTTAATCAAGCCTTAGCCGATTATTCGTCTTCAGTTACTCCACATTTGATTGATGGAATTGTGCTCACAAAATTTGACACAATTGAcgataaa GTTGGAGCTGCTATTTCAATGACATACATCACAGGTCAGCCAATAGTATTTGTGGGAACTGGTCAAACATATACAGATCTCAAGTCACTGAATGCAAAGGCAGTGGTTGCTGCTCTgatgaaatga